A region of Thermobifida halotolerans DNA encodes the following proteins:
- a CDS encoding FAD-dependent oxidoreductase: MTSVEKTDVLVIGSGFGGAIPAYHLAAGGARVVVLERGPWLSSEEMDHDFLLGSSYTRAFDFVVGDGMSVLGGNCVGGGSVVNFAAMPRAPRFVFERRGSVNRRMWPAAIDRDTLDPWYDRVAEALPVTTQEWGTVPYAGGLWAAACHHAGRTANPVPSAVDLDKCVNCNWMMSGCRFDAKRSLLLNYLPAAVAHGARIRPLHEVQRLERTDDGGYRVHYTVVDAEDYRVHTGEGAIDAKIVVLAAGAGATPVILQRSQPDLGAMPHAVGRYFSGNGERLNTAVVNEDRVRDVLGLARGDGRAYEGYQIGRGPCVASWDRLDGSLPEYSRYSLEQLYFPPGLGTILAQVPGAPRPSWFGAAKKEMLRRWRSWLIIFTMIEDDNEGVFGPPPPRGNANRVSQQMLGHGTISYHPTANTQRAWAESDADVKSILERDGLAEVAPWTNDLVGAYTVHPLASCRIGDDPATSALDDRHELRGHPGVFVTDGSAVPGALTVNPAMTIAALAERAVPGIVRAARERGVDVVYGAPAPDGATSGRRATGAQAAELMNR; this comes from the coding sequence ATGACCAGCGTCGAGAAGACCGACGTCCTCGTGATCGGCAGCGGTTTCGGCGGCGCGATCCCCGCCTACCACCTCGCCGCGGGCGGGGCCCGGGTCGTGGTCCTGGAGCGCGGCCCGTGGCTGTCGAGCGAGGAGATGGACCACGACTTCCTCCTCGGCTCCTCCTACACCCGCGCCTTCGACTTCGTCGTCGGAGACGGCATGAGCGTCCTCGGCGGCAACTGCGTGGGCGGCGGCAGCGTGGTCAACTTCGCCGCGATGCCGCGCGCGCCCCGCTTCGTGTTCGAGCGCCGCGGCAGCGTCAACCGGCGCATGTGGCCCGCCGCCATCGACCGCGACACCCTCGACCCCTGGTACGACCGGGTCGCCGAGGCCCTGCCGGTCACCACCCAGGAGTGGGGGACGGTACCCTACGCGGGCGGACTGTGGGCGGCGGCCTGCCACCACGCGGGCCGCACCGCCAACCCGGTGCCCAGCGCCGTCGACCTCGACAAGTGCGTGAACTGCAACTGGATGATGTCCGGGTGCCGGTTCGACGCCAAGCGCTCCCTGCTGCTCAACTACCTGCCCGCCGCCGTCGCGCACGGAGCCCGGATCCGCCCGCTGCACGAGGTGCAGCGGCTGGAACGCACCGACGACGGCGGCTACCGGGTCCACTACACCGTCGTCGACGCCGAGGACTACCGCGTCCACACCGGCGAGGGCGCCATCGACGCCAAGATCGTCGTGCTGGCGGCCGGAGCCGGGGCCACGCCGGTGATCCTGCAGCGTTCCCAGCCCGACCTGGGAGCCATGCCGCACGCGGTGGGCCGCTACTTCTCCGGCAACGGTGAACGGCTCAACACCGCCGTCGTCAACGAGGACCGGGTCCGCGACGTGCTCGGCCTGGCCCGCGGCGACGGCCGCGCCTACGAGGGCTACCAGATCGGCCGGGGACCGTGCGTGGCCTCCTGGGACCGCCTCGACGGCTCGCTGCCCGAGTACTCCCGCTACTCCCTGGAGCAGCTCTACTTCCCTCCCGGGCTGGGCACGATCCTCGCGCAGGTCCCCGGAGCGCCCCGGCCGAGCTGGTTCGGCGCGGCCAAGAAGGAGATGCTGCGGCGGTGGCGCTCCTGGCTGATCATCTTCACGATGATCGAGGACGACAACGAGGGGGTCTTCGGCCCGCCGCCGCCCAGGGGCAACGCCAACCGCGTCTCCCAGCAGATGCTCGGCCACGGGACGATCAGCTACCACCCGACCGCCAACACCCAGCGCGCCTGGGCCGAGTCCGACGCCGACGTCAAGAGCATCCTGGAGCGCGACGGACTGGCCGAGGTGGCCCCCTGGACCAACGACCTGGTCGGCGCCTACACGGTGCACCCGCTGGCCTCCTGCCGCATCGGCGACGACCCGGCCACCTCCGCGCTGGACGACCGGCACGAGCTGCGCGGCCACCCCGGCGTGTTCGTCACCGACGGCTCGGCGGTGCCGGGCGCGCTCACGGTGAACCCGGCGATGACCATCGCCGCGCTCGCCGAACGCGCGGTCCCCGGCATCGTCCGGGCGGCCCGGGAGCGCGGCGTCGACGTCGTCTACGGGGCGCCCGCGCCCGACGGCGCGACGAGCGGCCGACGCGCGACCGGCGCGCAGGCGGCCGAACTGATGAACCGGTAG
- a CDS encoding DUF5987 family protein, producing the protein MPDTRPSDPRTMTLEAFADTVLPGEKRSPDDRAIAGAAPGGGAVAAGAIELLRTPATGIADGLDDYADLLTKHALGYAAEHGLQLDETVPPFVALPFEHRTALVQALTAPGHPEKPFWVLLALFSYMAFDSAAHLNTRQALASGHPGLTAMGVSTPDADGLWRFAEHSYGRRLSDVHPDTDHSTGSLA; encoded by the coding sequence ATGCCCGACACCCGGCCGAGCGACCCCCGGACGATGACGCTGGAGGCGTTCGCCGACACCGTCCTGCCCGGGGAGAAGCGCTCCCCCGACGACCGCGCGATCGCCGGCGCCGCCCCGGGCGGCGGCGCCGTGGCCGCGGGAGCGATCGAGCTGCTGCGGACCCCCGCGACGGGGATCGCCGACGGCCTCGACGACTACGCCGACCTGCTCACCAAGCACGCCCTGGGTTATGCGGCCGAGCACGGACTGCAACTCGACGAGACCGTGCCGCCCTTCGTCGCCCTGCCCTTCGAGCACCGCACCGCCCTCGTCCAGGCACTGACCGCCCCCGGCCACCCGGAGAAGCCGTTCTGGGTCCTGCTCGCCCTGTTCAGCTACATGGCCTTCGACAGCGCCGCGCACCTGAACACCCGCCAGGCCCTCGCCTCCGGGCACCCCGGACTCACCGCGATGGGCGTCAGCACGCCCGACGCCGACGGACTGTGGCGGTTCGCCGAACACTCCTACGGACGCAGGCTGTCCGACGTCCACCCCGACACCGACCACTCCACAGGGAGCCTCGCATGA